The genome window AAACGGCAAATGGATAAACTCCGCTTGAACGGGTGCGAATTTCGTTTCGTAGAAAGTCCATGCGCCCAAGCCGTCTTCGGGGTTGACGAGCAAGTCCGCCGCCCAAACGTGATGCCCAAGCGACGACAGACGGTTCGACAGCCAGCCGTTGCCTGCTCCCACATCCAGAACCTTCGACTCCGCCCGCAGTAATCCCTTCAGTGCCCGAAAACTCGCCGCGCGGATTCGCCAATCAGCGGAGAAGCGTCCGCTCAGGTCTTTGAATGGCAGGGAACGATAGTACGAAGCGTCCGCCGAGAAGCGACCTTCCGCGCGGCGGACAGTTTCATAGTCTGCGATGAAGCGGGCATAGTGCGATTCGCGTTCGGGTAGCAGAAAACGCCAAATCCCATCCCTTTGCTCGAAGGTCAACCAATCCCGCAGACAGAGCAACTCCGCCTCGGTTATTTTCTGCAATTCAGCGCGACAACGCGGACAAACGAATTTCATGCGCCCTCATCGAGCAGGTCAATCGCAACGCGAAGACAATCGTCGAATGCGCGGTTGATGCGCCGCATATCAACGGGTGGATGCCAGGACAAATCCGCGAGGCTGTCCGCTGCGATGATTATGGATGCCGCGCCGACATTTCTCGCTTTGGCAAGCGCGTACAAGCCAGCGGTTTCCATTTCCACCACCTGCACATTTTCGGACCGATATTGCTTTATTTCCGCCTGTGTCTCGCGGTAGGGAGCGTCGGTCGTCCACGCCGCTCCTGACATAAATTTTATGTTACGTTCGGACAACCGCGATGCCACCTTTTGGATGAAGGCATCATCCGCATGGACGTATTTTTCGGGAGGCAGGTAATGGTACGACACACCTTCATCGCGGGCAGCTTTGTCAACCAGCACGACGCTGGCTTCATGCAGAGAAGAACTCAACGCGCCACCCCACGAAAGCAGGATAAAGCGTTTCACGCCCCAGGCGGTCATCTCTTCTACGAACGCGACCAGCGCAGGCGCGCCGATGCCAAAATCGGAAAGCACGCCCACCCGTCCCTGCGTGGATTTGACAAGATGAATATCGCCGAGCGTCCGCGTGATCTTCTTCAGGCGAAAACGCCAGCGCAGTCGGCGCAAAATATCCGCGCGCATGCAGATGACCATGCCATCAGGTGGCAGGATGTTCGGAAATTTCCCAGCCTTTCGGCGGAGGGCAAGCATATCAGCGGGTTGGATGATTGCTTCGCTTTTGTATTTTTCAGGCAGGGTTGGCACGGACATATCTTCTCCAATGAAGCCAGAGCAGGGCGGCTTGGACAATTTCAGCAATCAAGATTGACCCCGCTGCACCGCGCAATCCGTACAACGGGACCAACCAAACCAGCAGAGCGACCAAGATCAGAAACGCAAATCCCAGCGCGGACAGGACTGTCATCTCGCGTTCGACGGCGACAAACGCCAGCGAATAATACGAGACGACATAATACGGGATAACCGTCCATGCGAGAATCCGCAACGCAGAAGCGGATGAAGAAAATTCGCGTCCGAACAAGAGCAGAAGGATCGGTTCGGCAAAGAGAAACAATATCAACGCGATCATCACAGCGGCGGCGAATAACCATAATCCACTTCGATTGAGATGTGCGCCTGCCAATTTCGTCCGCGCCATTTCGGGGTAGATCGCCGTCAACGCGGAGAGATGCCCGAGTTTTGCCGCATCAACTGTCCGCGCGGAGGAGGCGAAGAGTCCCGTCTCGCTGACCGTGGTCAGGACGGGGAGGATGGTCAAAGTTATCTTTTCATACAGCAAGCGCAGAGTCCCGATCAACGCCATGCGCACGCTGGACTTTATCAGGGCTGGGATACGACGGGGGGCAAATATCCATTTTTCGAGAAAGCCGCGACAAAGGAAGAATCCAAGCGCCGCGCCAATGACGTGAACGCAGAGCAAATAAAATGCGAGTTGCGCCACCGAGCCGCGCATACCGAGCAGGAGCAAGACCGCCAGCAAGTGCGTCAGCGCGGAAGCGAAATGCATGATGGAAAATCCATCCATTTGTTGAACACCGCGCAAGATGGTGGTGAAGATTGTGAAGAATGACAAGGGCAATAGCGCAAAGACATAGATCAATAGCGGGCGTTGGACGGGCAGGAATGGCGCAAGGACGAACGCCAGCAAAATGAAAACAACCGAGATGGATAATTGTAAAACCAGCGCGGCGGGCAGGTCTGAAAAATCATTTGCGGAGGAGATTCGGCGGATGAGAATCATGTCGGTGCCAAAGGTGGAGAAGGCGTTACCGATCAACACAACCGCTGTGATGAATGCGTATTCGCCAAAGCCTGCGCTTCCCAAGTATCGCGCCAGCAGAAGATTGGATATTACCGCCAGCGCCTGTGAACCATAGCGCGAGCCGACCGTCCACAGGATGTTTTTATACAGGCGCATACTGAAACGCATACATCAGAAAATCGCCCCAGCGATTGAATGGAAAGGACGCGCCAATGCGCTCGTCCAGTTTAAGAAACGCATTCGTCAGACGCGGAAAGCGGTGCGGGAAGCGATCCATGTAGGACGGCGGGCAGAACAACGAAATGGAGCGTCGGCGCAGAAGATGGAAGTCCGCGCCAAACGCATCGCGTACCGCCTTTGGGCTGTGATACCACGTCATGATGTTCGCATCTTCCACGTTGGCGGAAACGCCGTTCGGATGAAAGCGCCGAAACGCCACACGGAACTGTCCGCGCAGGGCTTGCAGGGTTTCCCACGGACAGAACGGCGGCATGACGACCCAGACGACATGTCCATTCGGTTTGAGCAGGCGCGGCAGGAATTTCGTCACGACATGCAGATCGGGGATGCAGTTCAGCCCGCCGAAATTGGAAAAGACCAGATCGAATGGTGCGCCTTGCACGGCATCCAAATCCGTGAACGAAGCCTGCTGGGCAGTAAAACGATTCCCGCCATTCAGGTTTTTGATCTTCGCTTGAATCGCCGAGACCATGCCGCCCGCCACATCCGTGGCATGGACTCGGTATCCGTGCTGAAAGAAATAAGCCGCATCCGAGCCTGTGCCTGCGTTCAGTTCCAGTATCGAACCATCTCTTGGAATCCGCTCCATCACTTCGCACCGAATCACATCCCGCGCCCAGCGGATGACGGGATGTCCTTCACAATAGGCATCATAGACTTCCGCTTTGCGCGAGAAGCCTTCATCCACGGCGCTCAAATCAAGCATGGAAAGCAAACCTATTCATCTGCGTTCACATCGTACCCGAATGGGTATCTGTGGCAAATCTTTTCAATCTCATTTCGCTCCGCAGCATCCCAAGCAGATAATACGGCGTGCGCGCGATCCTGCGCCAATCCCGTTTTTGCCATGCGCG of Anaerolineales bacterium contains these proteins:
- a CDS encoding class I SAM-dependent methyltransferase, with translation MKFVCPRCRAELQKITEAELLCLRDWLTFEQRDGIWRFLLPERESHYARFIADYETVRRAEGRFSADASYYRSLPFKDLSGRFSADWRIRAASFRALKGLLRAESKVLDVGAGNGWLSNRLSSLGHHVWAADLLVNPEDGLGAWTFYETKFAPVQAEFIHLPFAEQSVDAVIFNASFHYSERYEVTLRESLRVLSPTGRVIIMDTPVYRDTNSGVKMLEERSARFLAGCGFASDSIASEGFLTYARLDELGRTLGIRWRHVRPFYGLRWVLRPWLARLRGGREPAEFGLWVGEIGKPV
- a CDS encoding nucleoside phosphorylase; this translates as MSVPTLPEKYKSEAIIQPADMLALRRKAGKFPNILPPDGMVICMRADILRRLRWRFRLKKITRTLGDIHLVKSTQGRVGVLSDFGIGAPALVAFVEEMTAWGVKRFILLSWGGALSSSLHEASVVLVDKAARDEGVSYHYLPPEKYVHADDAFIQKVASRLSERNIKFMSGAAWTTDAPYRETQAEIKQYRSENVQVVEMETAGLYALAKARNVGAASIIIAADSLADLSWHPPVDMRRINRAFDDCLRVAIDLLDEGA
- a CDS encoding oligosaccharide flippase family protein; its protein translation is MRFSMRLYKNILWTVGSRYGSQALAVISNLLLARYLGSAGFGEYAFITAVVLIGNAFSTFGTDMILIRRISSANDFSDLPAALVLQLSISVVFILLAFVLAPFLPVQRPLLIYVFALLPLSFFTIFTTILRGVQQMDGFSIMHFASALTHLLAVLLLLGMRGSVAQLAFYLLCVHVIGAALGFFLCRGFLEKWIFAPRRIPALIKSSVRMALIGTLRLLYEKITLTILPVLTTVSETGLFASSARTVDAAKLGHLSALTAIYPEMARTKLAGAHLNRSGLWLFAAAVMIALILFLFAEPILLLLFGREFSSSASALRILAWTVIPYYVVSYYSLAFVAVEREMTVLSALGFAFLILVALLVWLVPLYGLRGAAGSILIAEIVQAALLWLHWRRYVRANPA
- a CDS encoding class I SAM-dependent methyltransferase, with protein sequence MLDLSAVDEGFSRKAEVYDAYCEGHPVIRWARDVIRCEVMERIPRDGSILELNAGTGSDAAYFFQHGYRVHATDVAGGMVSAIQAKIKNLNGGNRFTAQQASFTDLDAVQGAPFDLVFSNFGGLNCIPDLHVVTKFLPRLLKPNGHVVWVVMPPFCPWETLQALRGQFRVAFRRFHPNGVSANVEDANIMTWYHSPKAVRDAFGADFHLLRRRSISLFCPPSYMDRFPHRFPRLTNAFLKLDERIGASFPFNRWGDFLMYAFQYAPV